The genomic segment GAGCAAAGGGGTGAGGTTGCTGCTAGAGTCAGAGTAGGACAAGGAGAGAACAAAGATGGAACCCAGGGAAGCAGGGCATGGTGAACCCATGGGACCCTGCCCCCTTGGATCTCTGGCCTAAGACTACCTCTTTGATGCTAGCCTACAGCCTTTCAGCTTCTGTATGGCAGGTGACTGATGAATTGGTACCTTAtgttgaaaaggctgcctggggTCACTGCAGATACACTGAGGGCACTGCACCCTGGAGAGGAAAGTCTGAACAGACCCTACCTCAGTTCAGCTTGCCAAATGGGTTGCTTGGGCCCCAAGGCTCCGGTCTCAGGGTCGTTGAGGCTACAAGCCAGCTGTTGCAGAACAGTGGGGATCCTTGGGGTCCAGGACACTAAAATAGTTACTAGCAGGAGACTGATGGAAGGTTTGGGCATAGCACAGACCCTGTGTGTCAgtgacactgccctgcccccacccccaccaaaaaagCTGAAAAACTGGCCAGTCAGGCTGGAGGAGCAGTTTATGGACAGAGGGTGACTATCAATGGCTAGCAAGTGCCGGCTCTGAATCTTGTGAATTCCCAGAGCAGTGTCTGCAGAGATTAGGATCAGATTTTCCAATGGGAGGTCTCACTATGGACTGTAGATTAGCACACAAAGAATTGTACCTACAAGGGTGTTTTGGGGAGCAAATACCGTGACAAAGTGGGCATTTTCTGCAATATTTTGACacatgtgtgcctcagtttccctgtgtgctttGCATTGCTACCCAGGGGGTGCAAAAGGGTTAAACCTGCTCTTGGGGGCAGATTAAGAGACAGGAGGTGTTTGCGTCACACAGCTGTCTGGGATGGTATGAAGGGGTCATTAAAGGACTGGTAGAAACTGACCCAATCaatggagaaactggaaaggcaATGGGAACTCCACTGGCCATGATGTTTAGACCTAGCAAACACCAACCAAAACGAAGGAGATTTCCCTTGTCACATCTTGGAAGAGAAGCAGGACAAAGGCCCCAGCTAGAGAACAAAGAGGAAAGGTGTTGGCTGGGAGAAGGGCTGGCCTCTGGAGAGACAGAGAATCTCGCACTTGGGATTGATAAGGAGACGGAGACAAAAATGGATCCCATACCAGCTTGCCTGGCTGATTGCACTGGCTTGGCAACTGGGGACCAGGCCTTAACCTTTGCCTCTCTATGCCGCCCTAAGGACTTACAGATTCTGTagccaggtgactaataaattgttaccttgttttgaaaaggctgcctggtgttGCTGCTAATACTCACTGGGAGCAGTGTGTGCTGCAGGGGTACAGTGTACACAAGCCTCCCGGAGGAGTCTAGAATTGCTTCAgggagccacagagagagagaagggtggggGGATAGCTGGTTGCTGAGGGCCCAGTTTCAGAGTCTTGGAGGCCACGGGCCAGGCCCAGCCCAGTACAGGAACTAGTTACAGGCTAGgcatagaccagaccctgtggatctgtgacaagAACAATTGTGTGCTCAGATTTGGGTGCATAAATGGTAAGCAACTACCAGATGTGGGAATACAAACCGGTGCTTCTTCACCTAAATCTCCCACAGAATTAGAGGCTACGACTGAAAGTAGGGCAGGGTGGAAGAATGTTCAAAATGGTGCCTTTCTGAGATGTGGCCAAATGGCACATAGGTCTCCAGCGGTGACAATGGTGCTTCACAACTTTTAATTTTCAAACGGTTCCAAAGAGCCAAAAGTGTCTGCTCACACACGATGCCCAGGAGGCAGCCAGCTCCTCATGAAATCAGACCCAGCTCCTGAGGAACAAGTGAAAGGATCTTCCTTGGAAAATGGGTTTGTTGGAGGCTTTAGAATTCTTTAATTagcaaatgtgtttttcttttagaaaataaaCAAGGACACTTGCTATTTCAGTTACGCAAGTGCAACTCATTGGTGTGACTGCTTATTTCAGGGCAACTTTCTCACAAATCCATTTAGCTAAAGCCAGGCAGGTTTCCGAAATAGCACGGTTCCCTTTGATCATCACACAGCTCTCCCTTTCAGCAGCTCCTCTTAGCTGGAACCTGGGGAACAAAGAGCAGGAGTCACTGGGTGTTTAGCTTTACTGAGCAAGATCTTTAGCAGCGATCCCTCATTCGGAGGGGTGGTCTGTCTCCATACTAGCTTCCTTCATCCGTACTTTTCTACGGAGCCCTAGTTAGTAATAGGCCTCACAGAGTGGGAAAGGAGCTGGGCAGGCTCAGTTCAGTGCTGGAAAACATCGCAAAATCCACTGCGATGATTGACCAATACTGCCCATGGGTGTATTCAAACCCCACTGCTGGGGAGCCAAGCCGAGGAGCCCAGCAGCACCTGTGTGGTCCTGTTTTGTACAACTGTGCCATGTGCACTGAGTGGTGTCTGAAGTGGGTGGAGCTTAGTTGGTGGGCGGGGCTTGGGAAAgtaccaccccttcccccacccccattgcagcCCTGGTGGAGGTAAACTGTACTgctcagcaggagaggggagcctGACCCTGCATTAACGAGCGCATTGCTGGACAAGGGCCACCTTACTCAGGcagagcagcacagctgagagCTAACATAGGTGCGAACTCTTCAGCAAGTGCCTCTTCAGCAAGACAAGGATTGGGCTTAAGCTAGTGTCTTCCCAGACATGCCCATTCTCCAAACAGACCCTGACCCCCCTTTGTCCTGTGGCTTTGCAAGCACACAGGGGGCTTGAGACTGACCATCTCTCCATGGAGGACTCTGCCTGGTGCTTAACTTTACTTGTGCTCACAGACAGCCTCTGCTCCTGCTAGCACTAGAGAGCACTAACCTTGTGTTCCCACTTGTGCACCATGCAAGACACACTCAGTTTCAAAGCCAAAGTAGGAACCATGAACACTCACAGTGTTTTATTGAACGTGGAGCCGTCCACCCAGGTCCATTTCCTCTCTGGGGATGTAACACTGAGTCCAAGCCAAACCAGGTTCAATTGTGGAATACTCAGTATATACGCCTGTAAGTGACAGGATGGAGGAGTCTGGGTGAATACAACCTGCTAGAATTCTCTGGCTTCTTTGCTCTCTCGGCAAATGAAGGAAGAGAACCTGCTACATAGCTCTGCAATAGATATAAACCCAATTTCTGATGTTTCCCTTTCCCAGTctcaccccttccttcccctccacatAACAGTGATATTTTAACGTGCTCTGTAAAAGATTTTTCTTAAGCCAAATGTCATACAGCTGGGGCATTGTTATTTTGCTGCAAGCTCATTGTATTACATTATAACTAGTGACACTCATCTCTCAAGGGGCGGGTTAAGCCATTTTTATTTACTGTACCATCTCCTCCTTGTCTTGGATCACGAGCATTTGAGAGCTCTTCGCTGAGCAGTCCACACGACTCTCATTCCATGTTTTACTTTCTTTAGAGACCCAATAGCACTGGTTCTTGTGCGGCAGCCAGCCAGCGGGGCACAGTTTGCACTCACAGCCCTCTAGAAATAGACATGGAAAAGGCAACATTAAATAGGCCGGAAAgttctgaacagtgctgagctTCCCTATGTTCACGAGGGGCTTTCAAACTATAAACATTCTCAGCCAAGACATTTCTCTTTATTCATTGTTTGTTTTGAGGAAAGGCCCATTATTCAAATAGCAGATGGAGGTGCGGGTCAGGAGAGAGGTGCTCTGGCAGAGCTGTAATGTGAATATGAATTCATAAGATTGGGCACACAATTCACATTTTACGGGCTCAGTATCACACAATGCATTTCCCCCCAAGGAGCACCAAACCTCTGAAATGAAAGACACAAGAAAACTGTCGCCTTCTCTGCTGAATCACTTCTGGAGCACTTTAAAAGTAGGAGGACAGAGGTAAGGGATTCTCGTAGGAAGTTCTGCGGGCTGCGTGCtgatcacacacacatacacacaaaaccaCCTTACAAGAACAGTATTACACTCAAAAGTTACAAGTTACAAAACCACCTTACAAGaacagtcaagcactcaaaagttaggaagtgtcaGAAttgaggttgcctgtgcaatctttgTTGGGCCCCctggtgcatatgcattatgatccaGTCCGTATATAAATAGTCACATACCAGTTTTCTCCACCGGACCCCTACTTCATTCTGGGCACATGACGGACGGTGCTGCTGACTtactgagcagctattcaatattttgttttcttctcattcaATGTGTAGCCCCAGTAGTACTATTCAAAGCCGGCTCTGAAGACAGAactattaatttcctcctgggctttcCTCTGGCACCCTGctctatagtatctgagtgcttcacaaaacattaatgaattttcacagcacccctgtgagatcAGGGGATTgcaatatttccattttacagatatggaactTAGGCATGGAGAGTTtgaggtcaaaagtatccactaatactggtgcccaacctgagactcAGACCCTCAAAAGGTACTTAGGCAGGAATAAGGTACCTGAAAAATCAGGGCATTTAAAGTACTTAGCATTCTATAGTACTTCATATGTTCAGGGCACAGCTCCCATCAATTTCAGTTACAGCTGTGACCGCTCAGCACTGCTACAAATCACACCCCAGGCTCTCAACTGAGGCACCCAATGAATGGAGGAACACAGtgagtgaccacctgtgaaaggATTGGTTTAAGTAACTCTCCCCTACCACCAGCCCCAATGTACTCTCTCCCCGGCCTTCTGGCTCTTGTTCCTTCTGCATTCAACTCAGGcaacttcctcctccatgctgcctgggctcAGGAGGACACAGCAAGCATGTGAGAGACAGGCTCCCCACTCTCAGCGCCGCTGTCAGGACCCAAACCTGCATAGAACGTCCTACTCAGCCCCCTgtagctctgggctggagcatgctcattgTTGACAGAATCATgaattttcaaaggcttataacttagccaaatttgggcagatatTCACAGGCGCAGCTAAAGGCAGACAGATCCCTGATTCGTAAGCCACCCCCTTGCCAAGTGTCAAGTCCCTATTCCACAGCGTGGGGACAGCACTGGAGCTTCTGAAAGACAAAGtctccagaattttttaacatgagaaaaacaatgtattttcactAGGCtggttctcagaaacagctggacAGTTATGtctgaaactaaaaaaaaaataaataaataaaaaatcaggcTGAGGCATACCCCTGACATGGAAAGGTTCAGCCTGAACATTTAATCCtcagcaaaaataaaagcaactgaaaacaggctcTCCTAGTGGGAAGTATTGTGCTGTCTTAacaggtggtgctaccagcctcACCGATAATCTGCACATCCTGAATGCCCGTACTCAGTGCCTCAAAAACCAGTATAGGGAAAACCAGCGCTACCTAGGGGTggagtagggaggctgcacaccTGGGTTCTAAGCCCCGCTCTGACACTGCCCCAttctgggtgtgtctacacttgtGATCATTAAAATCCCAGCATCCTCTTTTGACTAACAGAGGATTTACCAGCTTGTGTAACTACATTTTTTCCTCCCTAAAAATCTCTCTGGAAATTTCAGTTGGATGTGGCAAATATTTCCAAATTATGGTCTATGGGGTGCTTGTAGGTACTCCATGAAAGCTGACAGGTCACATCTGCCTGgcttctccttgtttccagctgctataTCTCTCTACAAGACAGCTACAATTTTTCCCAGTACTACTTTTCTATGAGCAACTTCTGTAGTTGCCATTGGGATGTTATAGGATTGCAAAAGGGAGGTGAGGAGGGTGGGGTCTGGGAGTTTACACAAGGGAAGGCAGGCATCCATTAGGTGCTCTGTATTAAAATATGCTGCACCATGCAAAAACATTTGAAACTCCCTGGGATTTGGAATTGCTTTTCACTTCCTCTCTTGTGGTATCGTATAATGTTGTGTGTTACTAAACAGCTAGCAAGTTTCACCCCACATGTGATCACACTACAATGGTAAGTGAAAGGATATAAAATGTGCCTGTTTCATACACATTGGAAGTACTTTGAATGACCACTAGATATCACTCCTACTACTCTGCACAAACAGCTGAAAACTTATTTATTAGAGCTGCCTGAAAAGTGGGATTTCCCTGGCAAATTATCAGAGGGTTTTCcccttttttacctttttttctttctctcctatTTTTCTCCCCACTGGAGAAAAGATGTGAAAAGATAAAATGTATAGGAAAGTGTTGAAAAGGCCATGATTTTGAACCTACATATTTAGTTTCCCCAGAAAATTTCCCCTTTGGAAAAATTtcagaaaattgaaaaataaatgttctcatgaaaaataaaatttggcaAAACCCTCTTTTCTGATTAAGAATCAGAAATGTTTCAGCCAGTTGTAGTATTTATTCTGCAGCCATCAAACAGAACAAATGACCAGAAAAATAAAGACGGGAAGATGAGGGTATGGCACATCTCAGCTATGTATAAGTTATTGTGACATAGTTGCTGAATTTTCAATCAGTGAGTTTGGAGTGAGAGTTCTTCCAGGTGGACACAATGTTGCAAAGAGCACAAAGAATAGCAGATACAGTTACCTGTTGAGTTGTTGTTTGGCTTTGGATACAAACTTTGATTTGAGCAAGACTGGGAATCCTTCAGGCTGGAATTACATTCAGTTCCATTTGTTGTTCTCTGTCTTTCAGTCTGACCTTCACAAGGATGTGTAACAAAAGAGAGAAGGTAAAAAGTATCAACTCACCAAATACCATGGGATATCTATTGAGTTATGATGGGGACAGAGAAGCAGCGTGAGATGGAATCTCACTCATTGTCCATTGTAAGGTTCATTCCACATTTTTGCACATCTCACAGTGGAGCTGTTACAGACAAATAATGCATGTTTCATGTATCAAGCTCTCAACTCTATTTTGTTTATGTAACACTTTTGATGTCTATGGCAGTGTTGAAATGCCTGGTAATTTATTCAGAAATGTTTTGGAGGCCAAAAAATAGAAACTAAATGGAattgcagaggaagaggagaattcaCTGAGCCAGTGAATCTATGGTGCTGAGATACTCACCCCAAACACGAAGCGCGATCACAGCTGCCACCAGGATGATGTTCCCAGCCCATCCAAGCCATAGAGTCAGCCGATGCCAGCGTGGGCACTGAGGGATATCTGCAAGAGTCAAAACCTTGTGTAAAGATTTATAATGAAACATGGAAACTTCTGCTTTGGAGGCTGCTCAACTGGAGATAAGGATGAAGTTCAGGCTCATGTAATATGAGGAGGAAAATGGTCATGCTCAGAGTTTAAAACTCTGAGGCCACATCACCCTCACAAGAGCAACATTAGTTGTCTAACTAGACGGAAGTAGAGGAAAGCTGAAGAAAATACCAAAGATAACTAATAtttactaggtttcagagtagcagccgtgtaagtctgtatccgtaaaaagaaaaggaacataagcttttgtgagctacagcttatgctctaataaatttgttagtctctaaggtgccacaagtactccttttctttttaatgtttactAGTTAGCAAGTTCACATCATCCTGTatcacagagggccagattctctgcacACTGACGGGGATCCTCCAAGAGAAGGTTCAAAAGCTGGGGCGCAGCTCTGATCCCGTGGAACCATGACAGTgactccagtgaagttaatggcatTCCGTGGAGTTTTGTCAGCGGTTAGGTCCATAGTGTTCGTAAAGGGGAGATATTTCACCATATAACTGCATGGCAAAAACAGGCTACAAGTGGCGGCAATGGCTGCCTCTGACTTGGCTTTTTTCATCCATCCATGTAAACATGTATCCCTCAATGTCTGCTGTGCGCCAACCCCATCAGCAGACACTTGGTAACTACCCACGGCACTGTTGACAAGGTGATGGGAAGAACTGTGAATTGAAAGTACCGGACTCCCATGCAGAATCTCAGGTATTTGCAATGGTTCTTCCCGATGCCAGGTGGAAGTATCCATCTTTCATGTTGAGAGATAAATACAAGTCTCCTTAAGAGTGAGGGAAGGATTTGAAGCCTGACATATTTGTTCAGGTCTTCGGGGCCCAGAATAGGTTATAGACCTTCCttcttggggatgaggaagtagtGGGAGAGTCCCTTCCCTTGGTTACACAGAGGAACTTCTATAGCTACTTTCAAGAGGAGTGAGTCCCCATCTTCCAGGAAGACTTTCTTGTGAGGG from the Chelonia mydas isolate rCheMyd1 chromosome 14, rCheMyd1.pri.v2, whole genome shotgun sequence genome contains:
- the LOC102938952 gene encoding killer cell lectin-like receptor subfamily B member 1B allele B, which translates into the protein MAGEIVCADLNIPGAFSTSKSLHPSQHPNIPQCPRWHRLTLWLGWAGNIILVAAVIALRVWGQTERQRTTNGTECNSSLKDSQSCSNQSLYPKPNNNSTEGCECKLCPAGWLPHKNQCYWVSKESKTWNESRVDCSAKSSQMLVIQDKEEMAYILSIPQLNLVWLGLSVTSPERKWTWVDGSTFNKTLFQLRGAAERESCVMIKGNRAISETCLALAKWICEKVALK